One genomic region from Nymphaea colorata isolate Beijing-Zhang1983 chromosome 10, ASM883128v2, whole genome shotgun sequence encodes:
- the LOC116262758 gene encoding uncharacterized protein LOC116262758, translated as MAEKLAPEKRHSFLHAGQKVFEWDQTLEEVNIYITLPENVPKKLFYCNVLPNHLEVGIKGNPPYLNHDLAGPVKIDCSFWTLEDGIMHVTLQKREKGKTWPSPILGQGQLDPYSADLEQKRLMLQRFQEENPGFDFSQAQFTGGCPDPRTFMGGIRSE; from the exons ATGGCGGAGAAATTGGCCCCCGAGAAACGCCACAGCTTCTTGCACGCTG GGCAGAAGGTGTTCGAATGGGACCAAACCTTGGAGGAGGTAAACATCTACATAACTCTGCCCGAGAACGTCCCCAAGAAGCTCTTCTACTGCAATGTCTTGCCCAACCACCTCGAAGTCGGAATTAAGGGCAATCCTCCCTACCTCAAT CATGATTTGGCCGGCCCCGTAAAGATCGATTGTTCCTTCTGGACGCTAG AGGATGGTATTATGCACGTAACGCttcagaagagagagaaaggaaagacgTGGCCTTCTCCCATCCTCGGCCAAGGTCAGCTTGATCCATACTCGGCGGATCTCGAGCAGAAACGTCTCATGCTTCAGAGATTTCAGGAAGAG AACCCAGGCTTTGACTTCTCACAGGCTCAGTTTACTGGAGGCTGCCCTGATCCGAGAACATTCATGGGCGGTATACGATCTGAATAA